The proteins below come from a single Natrinema sp. SYSU A 869 genomic window:
- a CDS encoding RNA-guided endonuclease TnpB family protein, protein MTELTKTLELKLVDPNAHKQRKLRETRDAYQQALADAFNAGCTTQTEANDVVVYYDLSGYAKNALKKYVPQLTTTYNAGELHDDHPVRFTNEGLRLDHKPENAIEWYVKIPHHEDYHLWMPAQSNPEQRGWLEALNAGDAKMGESRLFERDGMWYLHVTATRDVEERSDESAEERTPIGIDIGEASLVTVCHRDDHGSPTRPELWADEGKTVRRLRKTHFTAARRLQERGSERMVESYGDDLWAQIDDVFHRVTREVVEYAEAVENPVLVLEDLTYIRESMDYGEYMNRRLHGWGFAKLHAQIRYKAVEKGIPVEMVNPYNTSKECHSCGEVGYRPKQATFKCTNDDCWMGEYQADVNGAINIADRYLSGESRFREHTDDDDSAEDGARLTAPQDSQADAETQQKTFGTYAS, encoded by the coding sequence ATGACGGAACTCACCAAGACGCTGGAACTGAAACTAGTCGACCCGAACGCCCACAAGCAGAGGAAACTCCGTGAGACGCGGGACGCCTACCAGCAAGCCCTCGCGGATGCGTTCAACGCTGGTTGTACCACCCAGACCGAAGCGAACGACGTAGTGGTTTACTACGACTTGAGCGGGTACGCGAAGAACGCACTCAAGAAGTACGTCCCGCAACTCACGACGACCTACAACGCGGGCGAACTTCACGACGACCACCCCGTTCGCTTCACCAACGAAGGACTGCGCCTCGACCACAAGCCCGAGAACGCTATCGAGTGGTACGTCAAAATCCCCCATCACGAAGACTATCACCTCTGGATGCCAGCACAATCGAATCCCGAACAGCGAGGTTGGCTGGAAGCGTTGAACGCGGGAGACGCCAAGATGGGCGAGAGTCGCCTATTCGAGCGGGACGGGATGTGGTATCTCCACGTCACCGCCACCCGTGACGTGGAGGAACGCTCCGATGAATCCGCCGAAGAACGGACGCCTATCGGAATAGACATCGGGGAAGCGTCACTCGTCACGGTGTGTCACCGTGATGACCACGGTTCTCCGACCCGCCCCGAACTATGGGCTGACGAGGGGAAGACCGTTCGCCGGCTCCGCAAAACCCACTTCACCGCCGCGCGACGGCTTCAGGAGCGCGGAAGTGAACGTATGGTGGAGTCCTACGGTGATGACCTGTGGGCGCAGATTGACGATGTGTTCCACCGTGTGACCCGCGAAGTCGTGGAGTATGCCGAGGCGGTCGAGAATCCCGTGCTCGTTCTTGAAGACCTAACGTATATTCGGGAGTCGATGGACTACGGCGAGTACATGAATCGCCGTCTCCACGGTTGGGGATTCGCCAAACTCCACGCCCAGATACGCTACAAAGCCGTCGAGAAGGGTATCCCCGTCGAAATGGTGAATCCGTACAACACATCGAAGGAGTGCCATTCGTGCGGTGAAGTGGGGTATCGTCCAAAGCAGGCGACGTTCAAATGCACGAACGACGACTGTTGGATGGGCGAGTACCAAGCGGACGTGAACGGCGCGATAAACATCGCAGACCGCTACCTCAGCGGAGAGAGTCGTTTCAGAGAACACACGGACGACGATGACTCGGCTGAGGATGGGGCGCGTTTGACCGCGCCACAAGACAGCCAAGCCGATGCTGAAACCCAGCAGAAGACGTTTGGAACATATGCGTCTTGA
- a CDS encoding phosphate uptake regulator PhoU — protein METRKVQVTGGSTFTVSLPKTWATDNDVSSGTTVEFYPEGDELLLTPERETRRQEGTLDVSGLEDEELMRAVMTMYVSGFDVISLEAGRITTEQRSAIRDATQRLVGVEVLEETSDSVVIQDLLDSSELSIVNAVTRMRLIAQSMLKDAVTALIENDDDIAYDVIDRDDDVDRLWLVVSRIFRATLRSPRAVEELGVSREACFDFHSSARQLERIADHAVKISDIALKLDDLPADVADAIHGLHAEAATVFEQSMDALFAEEADEANRLGHDALAAVVDIDEHTRQIDDMLRDLEPAQAQSLGLIIDSLSRSADYGGNIAETALQKAAPRP, from the coding sequence ATGGAGACGCGAAAAGTGCAGGTCACAGGTGGGTCGACCTTCACCGTCTCGTTGCCGAAGACCTGGGCGACGGATAACGACGTCAGCAGCGGTACCACAGTCGAATTCTATCCCGAAGGGGACGAACTCCTCTTGACACCCGAACGCGAGACCCGACGCCAAGAAGGGACGCTGGACGTATCGGGGCTTGAGGACGAGGAACTGATGCGGGCCGTGATGACGATGTACGTCAGCGGGTTCGACGTCATCTCGCTCGAGGCAGGACGGATCACGACCGAGCAACGGAGCGCGATCCGCGATGCGACCCAGCGACTCGTCGGTGTCGAAGTGCTCGAGGAGACCAGCGACAGCGTGGTCATTCAGGACCTGCTCGACTCCTCGGAGCTGTCGATCGTCAACGCCGTCACGCGCATGCGCCTGATCGCCCAATCGATGCTCAAGGACGCGGTGACGGCGCTGATCGAGAACGACGACGATATCGCCTACGACGTGATCGATCGCGATGACGACGTCGATCGCCTCTGGCTGGTCGTCTCGCGAATCTTTCGCGCGACGCTGCGATCGCCGCGTGCCGTCGAGGAACTAGGGGTCTCCCGCGAAGCTTGTTTCGACTTTCACTCGAGCGCCCGCCAACTCGAGCGGATCGCCGACCACGCCGTTAAGATCAGTGACATCGCGCTCAAGCTCGATGACCTCCCCGCTGACGTAGCCGACGCCATCCACGGCCTCCACGCCGAAGCCGCGACCGTCTTCGAGCAGTCGATGGACGCGCTGTTCGCCGAGGAAGCTGACGAAGCCAACCGGCTCGGGCACGACGCGCTCGCAGCCGTCGTCGATATCGATGAACATACCCGCCAGATCGACGACATGCTCCGCGATCTCGAGCCCGCACAGGCCCAGTCGCTGGGACTGATCATCGACTCGCTGTCCCGAAGCGCCGACTACGGCGGCAACATCGCCGAGACGGCACTCCAGAAGGCGGCACCGCGGCCCTGA
- a CDS encoding RNA-guided endonuclease TnpB family protein: MLLSPHRNEGRRGVRDTGQRRHRAQHSPRRRPRYRTDRRHVDRTVLERRLPEPPSAGVRADSRHTPTTGTESTHRTIKQMGDRETRWAEDYLHRVSKAIVHEAVSHGCDTIAFEELTDIRDRMPGTKKFHAWAFRRLYDYVAYKAEAERIDVTQIDPAYTSQRCSKCGTTLRENRPSQSEFCCQECGYEVNADYNAAKNIGFKMLRAGQTSPHGGATRHLALQSGTLNVNSEYSPAD, from the coding sequence ATACTTTTATCTCCACATCGGAACGAAGGCCGACGTGGAGTCCGAGATACCGGACAACGGCGACACCGAGCACAGCACAGTCCTCGGCGTCGACCTCGGTATCGAACAGATCGCCGTCACGTCGACCGGACTGTTCTGGAACGGCGACTACCTGAACCACCGTCGGCGGGAGTACGAGCGGATTCGCGGCACACTCCAACAACTGGTACCGAATCAACCCACCGAACGATCAAACAGATGGGCGACCGCGAAACACGGTGGGCTGAAGACTACCTACACCGCGTTTCGAAAGCGATCGTTCACGAGGCCGTTTCGCACGGGTGCGATACAATCGCCTTCGAGGAACTAACGGACATCCGCGACCGGATGCCGGGTACAAAGAAGTTCCATGCATGGGCGTTCCGTCGGCTCTACGACTACGTAGCCTACAAGGCGGAAGCTGAACGGATCGACGTGACACAAATCGATCCAGCGTATACGAGCCAGCGGTGTTCGAAGTGCGGAACGACGCTACGGGAGAATCGCCCGTCGCAATCAGAGTTCTGCTGCCAGGAGTGCGGCTACGAAGTGAATGCGGATTACAATGCAGCGAAGAACATCGGGTTCAAGATGCTCCGTGCGGGGCAAACGTCCCCACACGGAGGGGCGACACGTCACCTCGCCCTGCAGTCGGGGACGCTGAACGTGAACAGCGAGTATTCGCCTGCCGACTAG
- a CDS encoding metallophosphoesterase family protein has protein sequence MTTANSAFDDSVSFDHRHIDLENRDDVYVIGDVHGCLDSLEALLGSLELGANDLAVFVGDLVRKGPESKAVLDRVRRSPRLVSVRGNNERKLLEGEASLPALDAVDYQYLESLPAAISWDGGIVVHGGVDPSRPLSAHSDDDVLTMRALDGDGYDGPFWFESYEGPPRVFFGHTVLAEPIEREWAVGLDTGCVYGGRLTAYNVRRGESISVAGTSHVERSSEKIVTADSE, from the coding sequence GTGACGACCGCCAACTCCGCGTTCGACGACTCAGTATCGTTCGACCACCGGCACATCGACCTTGAGAACCGGGACGACGTCTACGTCATCGGTGACGTCCACGGTTGTCTCGACTCGCTCGAGGCGTTGCTGGGGTCGCTGGAACTCGGCGCGAACGATCTCGCCGTGTTCGTCGGTGATCTGGTTCGAAAGGGACCGGAGAGCAAGGCCGTCCTCGATCGCGTCAGGCGGTCGCCGCGGCTGGTCTCGGTCCGCGGAAACAACGAGCGAAAGCTCCTCGAGGGCGAGGCCTCGCTGCCGGCCCTCGATGCGGTCGACTACCAGTACCTGGAGTCGCTTCCGGCGGCGATTTCGTGGGACGGTGGGATCGTCGTCCACGGTGGGGTCGATCCGAGCCGACCGCTGTCAGCGCACTCGGACGACGACGTGCTGACGATGCGGGCACTGGACGGCGACGGCTACGACGGCCCGTTCTGGTTCGAGAGCTACGAGGGGCCGCCGCGGGTCTTCTTCGGTCACACCGTCCTCGCGGAGCCGATCGAACGGGAATGGGCAGTGGGGCTCGATACCGGCTGTGTCTACGGTGGGAGACTAACAGCGTACAACGTCCGCCGCGGAGAGTCGATTAGCGTGGCCGGGACCAGCCACGTCGAGCGGTCGTCCGAGAAGATCGTCACGGCCGATAGCGAGTGA
- a CDS encoding 2,5-diamino-6-(ribosylamino)-4(3H)-pyrimidinone 5'-phosphate reductase, with the protein MDVIVNAAASADGKLSSRRREQIAISGEDDFARVDRLRAKSDAVVVGVGTVLADNPHLTVKGDDLRAQRLEAGRPENPARVVVDSSGRTPTDAAVLDDAATTYLCLSEAAPVDQRMELADHAKLITAGDDRVDLLRAFATLQEQGLEQVMVEGGGELIFSMFEAGLVDELRMFVGPKIIGGRDAPTLADGEGFVAEFPTLELADIDRLDDGVLLIWKTDDR; encoded by the coding sequence ATGGATGTCATCGTCAACGCCGCCGCGAGCGCGGATGGGAAACTCTCCTCGCGTCGCCGCGAACAGATCGCGATCAGTGGCGAGGACGATTTCGCGCGCGTCGACCGACTGCGGGCCAAAAGCGACGCGGTCGTGGTCGGTGTCGGCACTGTGCTCGCCGACAACCCGCATCTGACCGTCAAAGGCGACGACTTGCGGGCCCAGCGTCTCGAGGCGGGTCGACCAGAGAATCCCGCACGGGTCGTCGTCGACTCGAGCGGGCGGACGCCGACGGATGCGGCGGTCCTCGACGACGCGGCGACGACCTACCTCTGTCTGAGCGAGGCCGCGCCCGTCGATCAGCGCATGGAACTCGCCGATCACGCCAAGTTGATCACCGCGGGTGACGACCGGGTCGACCTCCTTCGGGCGTTCGCAACGCTGCAGGAGCAGGGCCTCGAGCAGGTCATGGTTGAGGGGGGTGGCGAGCTCATCTTCTCGATGTTCGAGGCCGGGCTGGTCGACGAGCTACGGATGTTCGTCGGTCCGAAAATCATTGGCGGTCGCGACGCCCCAACCCTCGCCGACGGCGAGGGGTTCGTCGCCGAGTTTCCGACGCTCGAGCTTGCGGACATCGACCGACTTGATGACGGCGTCTTGCTGATCTGGAAGACTGACGACCGCTAA
- the ggt gene encoding gamma-glutamyltransferase: MTKRSNANRAGDGAPRPSGPSGFERRAFLAKAGTAAGALGIGTGSVAASDARSTTDVHGFECERPQFTCGQQVTAGDGMVSSVDPIASGVAASVLREGGNAVDAAVALQYVLAVTQPHGSGVGGGGFMVIYDADADEVDVIDSRERAPQGATADMFLDDDGEPIPFADRIRLGEAVGVPGTVMGLETALDRHGSRPRQRLVTPAIDLARNGFPVDRVFANQIAENWDKFNDAAKAAYSDENGRPLTEGDTHSNTDLAETFEAIKRGGADAFYDGPIAADLAATVRNAGGSMTTDDLATYDVTIDEPVRAEWNDVEIVGQPLPSSGPSTVAYILKLLESLDIGQYDRRSPEMYHLVSEATSLAWADRNEYMGDPEFVDVPIDGLLDDAYLRERAETVRVDDTLADYEAGECVDPGSPPGIEPSQAPSPDTKHGSTTHFSVIDADGNAVSYTSTIEQFMGSGMMVPGRGFMLNNELTDFNAVPEGPNMVEPWKRPLSSMSPTIVLRDGVPEFTVGSPGGWTIITSVAQTLLHRYVYGLEPLEALSEPTVFTTECPPISWEEDVPAQARAATEVFGQVWSDETSGDFGNVQAIEIGDDELLGAADPTRDGQAVGFDRGGKRSHGRND; the protein is encoded by the coding sequence ATGACAAAACGGTCCAATGCGAACCGAGCCGGTGATGGCGCACCACGTCCGAGCGGTCCGTCGGGATTCGAGCGACGCGCCTTTCTGGCGAAAGCCGGAACTGCTGCCGGTGCGCTCGGTATCGGTACGGGATCCGTCGCGGCGAGCGACGCACGGTCGACTACCGACGTTCACGGATTCGAGTGTGAGCGCCCGCAGTTCACGTGCGGCCAGCAGGTGACCGCGGGCGACGGGATGGTCTCGAGCGTCGATCCGATCGCCTCCGGCGTCGCCGCGAGTGTCCTGCGCGAGGGTGGCAACGCCGTCGATGCCGCCGTGGCGCTGCAGTACGTACTGGCAGTCACACAGCCCCACGGATCGGGGGTCGGCGGCGGCGGGTTCATGGTGATCTACGACGCCGACGCGGACGAGGTCGACGTCATCGACAGCCGCGAGCGCGCCCCCCAGGGTGCGACCGCGGACATGTTCCTCGACGACGACGGCGAGCCGATCCCATTCGCGGATCGAATCCGGCTGGGCGAGGCCGTGGGCGTTCCGGGGACCGTGATGGGACTGGAAACGGCGCTGGACCGACACGGATCCCGACCCCGTCAGCGGCTCGTCACCCCCGCGATCGACCTCGCTCGCAACGGCTTCCCGGTCGATAGGGTCTTCGCGAACCAGATCGCGGAGAACTGGGACAAGTTCAACGACGCGGCGAAGGCGGCCTACTCGGACGAGAACGGACGGCCTCTCACAGAGGGCGACACGCACAGTAATACCGATCTCGCCGAGACGTTCGAGGCGATCAAGCGAGGCGGTGCCGACGCCTTCTACGATGGCCCCATCGCAGCGGATCTCGCGGCAACGGTCCGGAACGCCGGCGGTAGCATGACTACCGATGACCTCGCGACCTACGACGTCACGATCGACGAGCCGGTCCGCGCCGAGTGGAACGACGTCGAGATCGTCGGCCAACCACTCCCGAGTTCAGGCCCGAGTACCGTAGCGTACATCCTGAAACTGCTCGAGTCCCTCGATATCGGACAGTACGACCGACGCTCGCCAGAAATGTATCACCTGGTCAGCGAGGCAACGAGCCTAGCCTGGGCCGACCGGAACGAGTACATGGGCGACCCCGAGTTCGTCGACGTTCCGATCGACGGACTGCTTGATGACGCGTATCTCAGGGAGCGCGCTGAGACGGTCCGGGTCGATGACACGCTTGCAGACTACGAGGCGGGAGAGTGTGTCGATCCCGGCAGCCCGCCCGGTATTGAGCCCTCGCAGGCACCATCACCCGACACGAAGCACGGGTCGACGACCCACTTCTCCGTCATCGACGCCGACGGCAACGCCGTCTCGTACACCTCGACGATCGAGCAGTTCATGGGCTCGGGGATGATGGTCCCCGGCCGCGGCTTCATGCTCAACAACGAACTGACGGATTTCAACGCCGTCCCCGAGGGACCGAACATGGTCGAACCGTGGAAGCGGCCGCTGAGCAGCATGAGCCCCACCATCGTCCTTCGCGACGGCGTCCCCGAGTTCACCGTGGGATCGCCGGGCGGATGGACGATCATCACCTCGGTCGCACAGACGCTCCTCCACCGCTACGTCTACGGGCTCGAGCCACTCGAGGCGCTCTCCGAACCGACCGTATTCACCACCGAGTGCCCGCCGATCAGTTGGGAGGAGGACGTGCCAGCACAGGCCCGCGCAGCGACCGAAGTGTTCGGGCAGGTCTGGAGCGATGAGACCAGCGGTGACTTCGGAAACGTCCAGGCCATCGAGATCGGCGACGACGAACTACTCGGCGCGGCCGATCCGACCCGCGACGGGCAGGCCGTCGGATTCGACCGCGGCGGAAAGCGGAGTCACGGACGAAACGACTGA
- a CDS encoding enoyl-CoA hydratase-related protein has translation MSWDTVRLEWDGDVATITVDRPDALNALNIETLEAMGEAIEEAAAADARTLVLTGADNAFIAGADIKYMRDLSPEAAQEWGELGHDVADALEAFPAPTIAAVNGYAFGGGCEMALACDLRVAGESALIGNTEIDLGIIPGWGATQRLPRLVGDETARRMIFLGERLDADSAAEAGLFGEVVPDDNLDDVVSELADRLAAKPAFAMRTAKQAINQRHEGPQGSGLAYEKRAFASLFGTHDQREGMAAFVEDRDPEFE, from the coding sequence ATGTCCTGGGACACAGTCCGACTCGAGTGGGATGGCGACGTCGCGACGATAACCGTCGATCGACCGGATGCGCTCAATGCTCTGAACATTGAGACGCTCGAGGCGATGGGCGAAGCGATCGAGGAGGCCGCGGCGGCGGACGCCCGCACGCTTGTTTTGACGGGCGCGGATAACGCGTTCATCGCCGGTGCCGACATCAAGTATATGCGGGACCTCTCCCCGGAAGCCGCCCAAGAGTGGGGCGAACTCGGCCACGACGTAGCCGACGCGCTCGAGGCCTTCCCCGCGCCGACGATCGCCGCGGTCAACGGCTATGCCTTCGGCGGCGGTTGCGAGATGGCGCTGGCCTGTGACCTGCGCGTCGCGGGCGAGTCGGCATTGATCGGCAACACGGAGATCGATCTCGGGATCATTCCCGGCTGGGGAGCGACGCAACGGCTGCCGCGGCTGGTCGGCGACGAGACGGCGCGACGAATGATCTTCCTCGGGGAACGCCTCGACGCCGACTCCGCCGCGGAGGCAGGCCTGTTCGGTGAGGTCGTCCCTGACGACAACCTCGACGACGTCGTCAGTGAATTGGCCGATCGACTTGCGGCGAAACCAGCCTTTGCGATGCGGACCGCCAAACAGGCGATCAACCAGCGCCACGAGGGTCCGCAGGGAAGCGGCCTCGCATACGAGAAGCGCGCCTTCGCGAGCCTCTTCGGAACGCACGACCAGCGCGAGGGGATGGCGGCGTTCGTCGAGGATCGGGACCCCGAATTCGAGTGA
- the msrA gene encoding peptide-methionine (S)-S-oxide reductase MsrA produces the protein MERATFGGGCFWCTEAAMKELEGVESVTSGYAGGHVEDPSYREVCSGNTGHAEVVQVEYDPDVIGYDELLEVFFATHDPTQLNRQGPDVGTQYRSIVLSHDEDQRKQAEAYIEALDQEYDDDVVTELEGLETFYRAEEKHQDYFEKNPNDAYCTMHAAPKVEKVREKFGEIVAAQQ, from the coding sequence ATGGAACGAGCCACGTTCGGCGGCGGTTGTTTCTGGTGTACGGAAGCGGCAATGAAGGAACTCGAGGGCGTCGAGTCGGTTACGTCCGGATACGCCGGCGGGCACGTCGAGGACCCATCCTATCGCGAGGTCTGTTCGGGCAACACTGGCCACGCAGAGGTCGTTCAGGTCGAGTACGACCCCGACGTGATCGGGTACGACGAACTACTCGAGGTGTTCTTCGCCACCCACGACCCGACGCAACTCAATCGACAGGGGCCGGACGTGGGAACGCAGTATCGCTCGATCGTCTTGTCTCACGATGAGGACCAACGAAAACAGGCCGAGGCCTACATCGAGGCGCTCGACCAGGAGTACGACGACGATGTCGTGACCGAACTCGAGGGACTCGAGACCTTCTATCGCGCCGAGGAAAAGCATCAGGACTACTTCGAGAAGAACCCCAACGATGCCTACTGTACGATGCACGCGGCTCCGAAAGTCGAGAAGGTCCGCGAGAAATTCGGCGAGATCGTCGCCGCACAGCAGTGA
- a CDS encoding CBS domain-containing protein, translated as MSIGKLGPQDVVTTSPDSQLEEITAMLEEENVGSIVVTEDDEPIGMITDRDAALAIHDHDDVGSVSVEDVMTENPVTVHEDDDPITISEAIRDNNVRRFPVVDDDGKLAGIATLDDLVATIGEELENVADTIEAQSPEYNP; from the coding sequence ATGTCCATTGGCAAACTCGGTCCACAGGACGTCGTCACGACCAGTCCGGACAGCCAACTCGAGGAGATCACGGCGATGCTCGAGGAGGAAAACGTCGGCTCGATCGTCGTCACCGAAGACGACGAACCGATCGGGATGATCACTGACCGCGATGCGGCGCTCGCGATCCACGACCACGACGACGTTGGGTCGGTCTCAGTCGAGGACGTGATGACAGAAAACCCGGTAACAGTCCACGAGGACGACGATCCGATCACGATTTCGGAGGCGATCCGCGATAACAACGTCCGCCGCTTCCCGGTCGTCGACGATGACGGCAAGTTAGCGGGCATCGCGACGCTGGACGACTTGGTCGCAACGATCGGCGAGGAACTCGAGAACGTCGCCGATACGATCGAAGCCCAGTCGCCGGAGTACAATCCGTAA